GGAGATCATCGCTAAGTAAAAGGAGGTGGGCCGATGGTCAGCAGGTTCTATAAAATAGTGTGTAACAAATGCGGTGCGGAACGGATCGTTTTCAGTAATTCGACACGTCCCATATACTGTAAATGCGGGGAACAACTGGTTCAGAACACGGGCGGTCGTATCAAAATACTCAATGCCAAAATCGTCGAGACCTATGACTGAGCGTTTACAAAGGTGATAGATTGAAAGAGTACCCTAACAGGGGTGAGCTGGTTCTCGCCAAGGTTAAGAAGATATTCAAACACGGTGCGTTCTGCACACTTGAAGAGTACGGTAATAAAGAGGCGTTCCTACATATCTCTGAGGTTGCACCGAGATGGATCAAGAACATACACGAGTTTTTAGATGAGGGTAAGACGTACGTTGCCCGGGTGATCCGTGTTGACCCGGAGAGGGGAATGATAGACATCTCTCTGAAACGTGTAAGCGATAAGGAGAAAGACCGTAAACTCGAACAGGTCAAGAAAGAAAAACGCGCGTACAACCTGGTCCTGTTGGCATGCAAACGGAGCAGGTTAAGAAAGGAT
The sequence above is a segment of the Candidatus Micrarchaeota archaeon genome. Coding sequences within it:
- a CDS encoding 30S ribosomal protein S27e, producing the protein MVSRFYKIVCNKCGAERIVFSNSTRPIYCKCGEQLVQNTGGRIKILNAKIVETYD